The Algoriphagus sanaruensis genome window below encodes:
- a CDS encoding S8 family peptidase: MAKFSLNYLAGLGFGLAAMGCTSTNLLTTSPLTITPAQSRNTPLSDQEEKRWGHLDLEKDTVPGMSIDRAYNELLKRKKAKPILVAVIDSGIDLDHEDLKEVLWVNPGEKPNDGIDNDGNGYIDDIHGYNFLGESYHEQLEFVRILRLKIGDESLQAAARAELEAELPEAQGTLPQLEQIQKIITMAHQNIQKELGKEYYSLEDLEKYKPKSPQEEQIVGLLSQVFGMGQSVPEALADLQEGITYYKGRVEYNLNVDFDGRKPVGDNPYDISDATYGNGNPDIRDSEESHGTHVAGIIAAVRGNKKGVDGVAQAVKIMAIRTVPDGDEYDKDVALAIRYAVDNGAKVINASFGKKFSPNAEWVYDALKYAEEKDVLFVHAAGNDGLDLDDLSNTNYPNDHQLQKGKEIVSNYLAVGALTSSFGPTMVASFSNYGKENVDIFAPGDGIYSTMPNNSYEFQGGTSMAAPAVSGIAAMIRAYFPQLSAAQVKQVIMESGLPISIPVQVGESEVPFSAISKTGKIANLYNALILASKMATSL, translated from the coding sequence ATGGCAAAATTTTCATTAAACTATTTGGCTGGTCTGGGTTTTGGATTAGCCGCGATGGGTTGTACCAGCACCAATTTGCTGACTACATCACCCTTGACTATAACTCCTGCTCAATCCCGAAATACTCCTCTGAGTGACCAAGAAGAAAAAAGATGGGGTCATTTGGATTTGGAAAAAGATACGGTTCCTGGCATGTCCATTGACCGTGCGTATAATGAGCTATTAAAACGAAAAAAGGCTAAACCGATCCTTGTTGCAGTAATTGATTCTGGAATTGATTTGGATCATGAAGACCTCAAAGAAGTCCTTTGGGTGAATCCTGGAGAAAAGCCAAATGATGGAATTGACAACGATGGAAACGGATATATTGATGATATTCATGGCTATAACTTCCTCGGAGAATCCTACCACGAGCAACTCGAATTTGTCCGAATCCTTCGTCTAAAAATCGGTGACGAATCCCTGCAAGCTGCAGCAAGAGCAGAATTGGAAGCGGAACTTCCGGAGGCTCAGGGAACACTTCCACAGCTTGAGCAGATACAAAAGATCATCACCATGGCTCATCAAAACATTCAAAAGGAGCTAGGAAAAGAATACTATTCGCTTGAAGATTTAGAAAAATACAAGCCTAAATCCCCGCAAGAAGAGCAAATCGTGGGACTTTTATCCCAAGTTTTTGGAATGGGCCAATCAGTTCCTGAAGCTTTAGCGGATCTTCAGGAAGGAATTACTTACTACAAAGGACGTGTGGAGTATAATTTAAACGTGGATTTTGATGGAAGAAAGCCAGTGGGCGACAATCCTTATGATATTTCAGACGCTACCTACGGCAATGGAAATCCAGATATCAGAGATTCTGAAGAAAGTCATGGGACCCACGTTGCGGGAATTATCGCAGCAGTAAGAGGAAATAAAAAAGGAGTGGATGGAGTTGCCCAAGCAGTCAAAATTATGGCAATTCGTACAGTTCCTGATGGAGACGAATATGATAAAGATGTGGCTTTGGCGATTCGCTACGCAGTGGATAATGGTGCAAAAGTGATCAATGCAAGCTTTGGAAAGAAGTTTTCACCAAATGCCGAATGGGTGTATGATGCCTTAAAATATGCTGAAGAAAAAGATGTGCTTTTTGTGCATGCTGCTGGAAATGATGGATTGGATTTAGATGACCTATCAAATACCAATTATCCAAATGATCATCAACTCCAAAAAGGAAAAGAAATCGTTTCAAACTACCTAGCTGTTGGCGCCTTGACCTCGAGCTTTGGGCCAACGATGGTCGCGAGCTTTTCAAATTATGGAAAAGAGAATGTTGATATTTTCGCTCCGGGAGATGGAATCTATTCCACGATGCCCAACAATTCGTATGAGTTTCAAGGAGGCACTTCCATGGCTGCACCAGCCGTATCAGGAATTGCTGCCATGATTAGAGCTTATTTTCCGCAGCTTTCTGCAGCTCAGGTAAAGCAAGTGATTATGGAGTCAGGGCTTCCCATTTCGATTCCAGTTCAGGTGGGAGAATCAGAAGTGCCATTTTCAGCGATCTCGAAGACAGGAAAAATTGCAAACCTATACAATGCGCTAATTCTTGCCAGTAAAATGGCAACGTCTTTGTAA
- the rbfA gene encoding 30S ribosome-binding factor RbfA has product MESKRQQKYAKLIQKELGDIFQKEAKHLVGRALVTITRVMVSPDLGFAKAYLSFLIADPKKTFELIDEHKKEIRHALAKRIGKTVRVIPELAFFPDDSASYAQHMDQVISSLNIPPAPEEDEEEED; this is encoded by the coding sequence ATGGAAAGTAAAAGACAACAAAAATATGCCAAACTCATCCAGAAAGAACTTGGCGACATTTTTCAAAAAGAGGCCAAACATCTTGTCGGAAGAGCACTAGTGACCATTACCCGAGTAATGGTCAGTCCAGATTTAGGGTTTGCCAAGGCGTACTTGAGTTTTTTAATTGCTGACCCGAAAAAGACCTTTGAACTGATTGATGAGCACAAAAAGGAAATCCGTCATGCATTGGCGAAGCGTATTGGAAAGACCGTACGGGTAATTCCTGAGCTTGCATTTTTCCCCGATGATTCAGCAAGTTATGCGCAGCACATGGATCAGGTAATTTCCAGTTTGAATATTCCGCCTGCTCCAGAGGAAGACGAAGAGGAAGAGGATTAA
- the rpiB gene encoding ribose 5-phosphate isomerase B: MKMKVAIGGDHAGYEYKAKLIQKLESLGYEVKDFGPYSTDSVDYPDFVHPLSSAIEQGEFELGIVICGSGNGVAITANKHQGVRAALCWNEDLAALARQHNDANVIALPARFISFELAEKLAEIFLSTPFEGGRHTNRVNKIACQ, translated from the coding sequence ATGAAAATGAAAGTAGCCATAGGAGGCGATCACGCCGGATACGAGTACAAGGCCAAATTGATTCAGAAATTGGAATCTTTGGGCTATGAGGTGAAGGACTTTGGACCTTATTCTACGGATTCGGTCGACTATCCTGATTTTGTACACCCACTTTCTTCAGCCATTGAACAAGGGGAGTTTGAGCTTGGGATCGTGATCTGTGGAAGTGGTAATGGAGTGGCTATTACTGCCAATAAGCATCAAGGTGTTAGAGCGGCCTTGTGTTGGAATGAAGATTTGGCTGCATTAGCACGTCAGCATAATGATGCCAATGTCATCGCACTTCCTGCCAGGTTTATTAGCTTTGAATTAGCTGAAAAATTAGCGGAGATTTTCCTCAGCACGCCATTCGAAGGAGGGCGTCATACTAACCGAGTGAATAAAATCGCATGTCAATAA
- a CDS encoding ABC transporter ATP-binding protein, which produces MAKKRGAVLDPEEKRKLSKENLGKLSGIYQFVSPYKLHFVSGLVFLLLSSLTLLTFPFVAGKLIDTAEGKTWIVNDVNTIAFILLGILAVQSIFSFFRVWLFAKVSERSMRDIRQALYAKLVRLPMSFFDKRRTGELISRITSDVSQLQETFSTTLAELFRQVITLVAGVGFLMVNTPKLTLFMLATFPVLVLFAMVFGRYIRKLSKKTQDELAGANVIVEETLQSITTVKSFVGEAFESNRYSNGLNRVVSVALTAAKYRGAFISFIIFVLFGGIVGVMWYGASLVATGEMSVGELVSFVLYTTFIGGSIAGLGDIYSQIQKAIGSSERVLEILGEESESEFGRSSGRFLGKIRFNQVKFSYPTRPEVEVLKGLNLEINSGEKVALAGHSGAGKSTVIQLLQRFYEVEDGQIQIDDLDVSEWNIHLLRSHIGIVPQEVLLFGGSIRENIAYAKPGATEEEIIKAAQKANAWQFISQFPEGLETLVGERGVKLSGGQRQRIAIARAILKDPAILVLDEATSSLDAESEALVQEALDELMKGRTTLIIAHRLATIRKVDRIYVLSEGKIVEQGSHLELLNSETGIYANLVKLQFADS; this is translated from the coding sequence ATGGCAAAGAAACGTGGAGCTGTCTTAGACCCTGAAGAAAAACGAAAATTAAGCAAAGAAAATTTGGGGAAGCTGAGTGGAATTTATCAGTTTGTTTCTCCTTATAAACTACACTTTGTTAGTGGATTAGTGTTTTTGCTCCTTTCTTCCCTGACCTTGTTGACCTTTCCGTTTGTGGCTGGAAAACTGATCGATACGGCGGAAGGGAAAACATGGATCGTGAATGATGTCAATACGATCGCCTTTATTTTGTTGGGGATTTTAGCTGTTCAAAGCATTTTTTCTTTTTTCAGAGTCTGGCTATTTGCTAAGGTCTCCGAGCGATCCATGCGGGATATTCGTCAGGCCCTGTATGCCAAATTGGTCAGACTTCCGATGTCGTTTTTTGATAAACGAAGGACGGGGGAATTGATCAGTAGGATTACCTCAGACGTAAGCCAGCTTCAAGAAACGTTTTCTACGACTCTTGCTGAGCTCTTCAGACAAGTTATTACCCTTGTTGCCGGTGTTGGGTTTTTGATGGTCAATACTCCAAAGCTCACCCTTTTTATGCTAGCGACCTTTCCAGTTCTGGTTTTGTTTGCGATGGTTTTTGGGCGGTATATCCGAAAACTTTCAAAAAAGACCCAGGACGAATTAGCTGGTGCTAATGTTATTGTGGAGGAGACTTTACAATCAATTACCACGGTCAAGTCATTTGTTGGGGAAGCCTTTGAATCAAATCGGTATAGTAATGGCCTCAATCGAGTAGTCTCTGTAGCATTGACCGCAGCTAAATATCGGGGGGCTTTTATATCCTTTATCATTTTCGTCCTTTTCGGGGGAATCGTAGGAGTGATGTGGTATGGAGCAAGTTTGGTTGCTACTGGTGAGATGAGTGTTGGGGAATTGGTCTCATTTGTACTTTATACGACCTTTATTGGAGGCTCAATCGCAGGACTTGGCGATATTTATAGCCAAATTCAAAAAGCAATCGGAAGCTCGGAGCGGGTATTGGAAATACTTGGAGAGGAATCCGAATCTGAATTTGGAAGATCCTCTGGAAGGTTTTTAGGTAAAATCAGATTTAATCAAGTAAAATTCAGCTATCCTACACGTCCAGAGGTGGAGGTTCTAAAGGGCCTTAATCTTGAAATAAATTCAGGAGAAAAGGTTGCGTTAGCTGGACATTCCGGAGCTGGAAAATCAACAGTCATTCAATTGTTGCAACGATTCTATGAGGTAGAGGATGGGCAAATCCAAATTGATGACTTGGATGTAAGTGAGTGGAATATTCATCTCTTGAGAAGTCATATAGGGATTGTTCCACAGGAGGTTTTACTATTTGGGGGATCTATTCGTGAAAACATTGCCTATGCCAAGCCCGGAGCTACGGAGGAGGAAATTATTAAAGCGGCACAAAAAGCCAATGCTTGGCAGTTTATCAGTCAGTTCCCAGAAGGTTTGGAGACCTTAGTTGGAGAAAGAGGGGTAAAACTTTCTGGAGGACAACGGCAACGGATAGCGATAGCTCGAGCCATTTTAAAAGATCCAGCCATTTTGGTACTAGATGAAGCCACCTCTTCGCTTGATGCAGAATCTGAAGCCTTAGTTCAGGAGGCGCTTGACGAATTGATGAAAGGAAGAACCACATTGATTATTGCACACCGTCTTGCTACCATTCGAAAAGTAGATCGAATCTATGTGCTCAGTGAAGGAAAAATTGTGGAGCAAGGTAGCCATCTAGAGTTGCTCAATTCTGAGACTGGCATTTATGCCAACCTTGTAAAGCTTCAATTTGCCGATTCTTAA
- a CDS encoding tetratricopeptide repeat protein, which produces MGKSFLNYAFIFMLSVGFYQLGFSQNQREITLEKAQNSLDQTNWLEAKAILDPWIQSYPKDTTALFLRGQASQKLDEWEAALSDLNTLLTISPKNREGLFERGRIRYQLNQFEPAMDDFYAYIQAPIGETNRVMYQISPNGGVTGVTTLQSTNEDLGYYHLGLCAIALEDYELAIDYLSAALEIRDDDPDFYTQLGIAFGRLGENIQAIQAFEAALLLDPNHLRAKEGLANVQTGGDQVLIAQLEQTIADSAANSQTYKQRGFYRMSHQENESAISDFDQAIALDSMDVENYYYRGLIYSRLKEWEKSEDDYSRALELSPQDPEIYLARGQTRYRNAKLSEAFADFTQVVSLDPEHASGYYHQGITLQRMGKIKEACLVLQRSIDLGMEAAQTVFDKICSGN; this is translated from the coding sequence ATGGGAAAATCCTTCCTCAATTACGCTTTCATTTTTATGCTCTCAGTCGGATTTTATCAGCTTGGGTTTTCTCAAAATCAGCGAGAAATTACCTTGGAGAAGGCACAAAATTCCCTAGACCAAACTAACTGGCTAGAAGCCAAAGCAATACTTGATCCTTGGATCCAAAGCTATCCAAAAGATACAACCGCACTTTTTTTAAGAGGCCAAGCATCTCAAAAGCTGGATGAGTGGGAAGCCGCCCTGAGCGACTTGAACACATTGCTAACTATCAGTCCGAAAAATCGGGAGGGGCTATTTGAGCGGGGACGAATTCGATATCAATTGAACCAGTTTGAACCTGCAATGGATGATTTTTATGCTTATATCCAAGCACCAATTGGTGAAACAAACCGGGTGATGTACCAAATAAGCCCAAATGGAGGAGTTACTGGCGTAACTACTCTACAAAGCACCAATGAGGATCTTGGGTATTATCATCTTGGGCTGTGTGCCATTGCCTTGGAAGATTATGAGTTAGCCATCGATTATCTTTCAGCAGCATTGGAAATCCGAGATGATGATCCAGATTTTTACACCCAATTGGGAATTGCATTCGGAAGATTAGGCGAAAATATTCAGGCCATTCAGGCTTTTGAGGCTGCACTACTTTTAGACCCCAATCACCTGCGGGCCAAGGAGGGACTTGCCAATGTACAGACTGGAGGTGACCAAGTGCTTATAGCCCAATTGGAACAAACCATTGCCGATTCTGCTGCAAATTCCCAAACTTATAAGCAACGCGGGTTTTACAGAATGAGCCATCAAGAGAATGAATCAGCTATTTCTGACTTCGACCAAGCAATTGCCTTGGACTCAATGGACGTAGAAAATTATTACTATCGAGGGCTCATTTATTCCAGATTGAAAGAATGGGAAAAGTCAGAGGATGACTATAGCCGAGCGTTGGAATTGTCACCTCAAGATCCAGAAATTTATCTGGCAAGAGGTCAAACGAGATATCGGAATGCAAAACTTTCAGAGGCTTTTGCTGACTTCACCCAAGTTGTAAGCTTGGATCCCGAACATGCTTCAGGATATTACCACCAAGGAATCACACTTCAACGAATGGGAAAAATAAAAGAGGCCTGCCTTGTCCTACAAAGATCCATTGATCTGGGGATGGAAGCAGCCCAGACAGTTTTTGATAAAATTTGCTCCGGAAATTAA
- a CDS encoding methyltransferase domain-containing protein: MNFIQTLFASSDQPGSLGSKFRAKRLEKFEELFFGQFTNESKVRILDVGGTDYFWKDSKILDLPQVEIYLLNLHQEHTTHPRITAIVGNATDMREFSNQSFDLVFSNSVIEHLYTFENQQKMAIEVLRLGKKHFIQTPNRFFPIEAHYALPFVQFLPKNLVRFLLTKTKLSRMKKWEKEQANQYLDEIRLLDEKEMRLLFPNSLMFKENVLGMTKSITAHNF, encoded by the coding sequence ATGAATTTTATCCAAACGCTTTTTGCCTCATCAGATCAGCCCGGTTCATTAGGTTCCAAATTTCGTGCTAAACGATTAGAGAAATTTGAAGAATTGTTTTTTGGGCAATTTACGAACGAAAGCAAAGTTCGGATTCTTGATGTAGGAGGTACAGACTATTTTTGGAAAGACAGTAAAATTCTAGACCTGCCTCAAGTTGAAATTTACCTCTTGAATCTCCATCAAGAGCACACGACACATCCTCGTATAACAGCCATTGTGGGTAATGCGACAGACATGAGGGAGTTTTCTAACCAAAGCTTTGATTTGGTGTTTTCAAACTCTGTAATCGAGCACCTTTACACGTTTGAAAATCAACAAAAAATGGCAATTGAAGTCTTGCGGCTTGGCAAAAAACATTTCATCCAAACTCCGAATCGTTTTTTCCCAATAGAAGCTCATTATGCCCTTCCTTTTGTTCAGTTTCTACCCAAAAACTTGGTAAGATTTCTATTAACAAAGACCAAGTTAAGTCGAATGAAAAAGTGGGAAAAAGAGCAAGCCAATCAATATCTTGATGAAATTCGACTTTTGGATGAAAAAGAAATGAGACTACTTTTTCCAAATAGTCTCATGTTTAAAGAAAATGTCTTGGGAATGACCAAGTCAATTACGGCTCATAATTTTTAA
- the tatC gene encoding twin-arginine translocase subunit TatC has protein sequence MALDQYQEEEEGMSFLDHLEALRWHLLRSVAAVMIFTVIAFLAKSIVFGVIILGPSKPDFLTYRLLCDLGNYLGISALCIDELPFTIQSRQMTGQFSMHMTSSIVVGFIISFPYVFWEVWRFISPGLYDKEKNAARGAVFFVSFLFLAGAAFGYYVLSPLSINFLSNYQLDPTITNEFDITSYVTTLTMLVLASAIMFQLPVVVYFLSMSGLVTSKMLKAYRRHSIVVILVVSAIITPPDVISQLLIAMPILVLYEVGIMIAKRLEKKRALKAQEEGH, from the coding sequence GTGGCCTTAGATCAATATCAAGAGGAAGAGGAAGGAATGTCCTTTTTGGACCATCTGGAAGCCCTTCGCTGGCATTTGCTGCGATCTGTAGCAGCCGTAATGATATTTACCGTAATCGCATTTCTTGCCAAGAGCATTGTGTTTGGTGTGATCATTCTGGGACCTTCAAAACCAGATTTTCTCACTTATCGATTGCTTTGTGACTTAGGAAATTATTTGGGGATATCAGCGCTGTGTATTGATGAGCTTCCCTTTACAATCCAAAGTAGGCAAATGACTGGGCAGTTTTCCATGCACATGACCTCGAGTATTGTGGTGGGCTTTATCATTTCTTTCCCTTATGTATTTTGGGAAGTTTGGAGATTTATTAGTCCAGGACTTTATGATAAGGAGAAGAATGCAGCGCGTGGGGCCGTTTTCTTTGTAAGCTTCTTGTTTTTGGCAGGTGCGGCCTTCGGATATTATGTGCTCTCTCCCTTGTCAATCAACTTCCTTTCCAATTATCAACTCGACCCAACCATTACGAACGAGTTTGATATCACTTCTTATGTGACCACGCTTACCATGTTGGTGTTAGCGTCGGCCATCATGTTCCAGTTACCGGTTGTGGTTTATTTCTTATCCATGTCGGGACTGGTGACCTCAAAAATGTTGAAGGCATATAGACGTCATTCGATAGTGGTAATCTTGGTGGTTTCAGCGATTATAACCCCTCCTGATGTGATCAGCCAATTGTTGATCGCTATGCCGATTTTGGTGTTATATGAAGTGGGTATCATGATCGCAAAAAGACTGGAAAAGAAGCGAGCACTCAAAGCGCAAGAAGAAGGGCATTAA
- a CDS encoding exopolysaccharide biosynthesis polyprenyl glycosylphosphotransferase encodes MKRRFDTYFPWLFTSADFLASVISLFISYVILGIFGRFEDLEFYAFLPLAGMWMLVSVLRKDYKIGRTDEYERTWRNLGISLFWFLAVTAILWVPLHDGPNRVLQLGILGGVFLVLMGAFRIGVHMLLKRYRTKGNNYRNAVIVGKGGTSPKLADVFRIRKDFGINFLGYFDNAADCNQTRGSLDDFFEEAPRLDLDLIYIHEELDAVLVKKVIDFADDHYIKVKMIPGGSLQLEKNLSFSKYGDFFVINVNDIPLDHPINSFAKRVFDLVFASLVTVFILSWLIPLVGLLIKLESRGPVFFIQKRNGINNKEFNCLKFRSMTPNDYADTLQASKNDPRVTRIGSFLRNTSLDEMPQFLNVLMGDMSIVGPRPHTIPMNQTFKTQIERYNSRHKIRPGITGLAQVKGYRGEIENPFQIRSRVRLDSFYINNWTFLLDLEIMIRTVYELLFNRENAY; translated from the coding sequence ATGAAGCGAAGATTTGATACCTATTTTCCCTGGCTGTTCACCTCAGCAGACTTTTTGGCATCGGTGATTTCCCTTTTCATTTCGTATGTGATTTTGGGGATCTTTGGTCGGTTTGAGGATTTAGAATTCTATGCATTTCTACCTCTTGCTGGGATGTGGATGCTCGTTTCTGTTCTTCGAAAAGACTATAAAATTGGAAGAACAGATGAATATGAGCGTACCTGGAGAAATTTAGGGATTTCGTTATTCTGGTTTTTGGCTGTTACGGCTATTTTATGGGTACCTCTTCATGATGGCCCTAATAGAGTCCTTCAACTTGGAATTTTAGGTGGCGTTTTTTTGGTTTTGATGGGCGCATTCCGAATAGGAGTGCACATGCTTCTCAAAAGGTACAGAACCAAGGGAAATAATTACCGAAATGCAGTGATTGTTGGAAAAGGAGGCACTAGCCCAAAGCTTGCGGATGTGTTTCGTATCCGGAAAGATTTTGGGATAAACTTCTTAGGATATTTTGATAACGCTGCAGATTGTAATCAAACTCGGGGCAGTTTAGATGATTTTTTTGAAGAGGCTCCAAGACTTGATTTGGATCTAATCTATATCCATGAGGAATTAGATGCTGTATTGGTCAAAAAAGTGATCGATTTTGCAGATGATCATTATATCAAAGTGAAAATGATTCCGGGGGGAAGCCTTCAGCTGGAAAAGAATCTTTCCTTTTCCAAGTATGGGGATTTCTTTGTCATCAATGTCAATGATATTCCGCTTGATCATCCTATCAACAGTTTTGCCAAACGAGTTTTTGATCTGGTATTCGCTTCCTTAGTGACTGTGTTCATTTTATCCTGGCTCATTCCATTGGTAGGCCTTTTGATCAAGTTGGAATCAAGAGGTCCTGTATTTTTTATTCAAAAGCGAAATGGAATCAATAATAAAGAGTTCAATTGCTTGAAGTTTCGGTCTATGACCCCAAACGATTATGCAGACACGCTTCAAGCCTCCAAAAACGATCCCCGGGTAACTCGAATTGGTTCATTTTTACGAAATACGTCTTTGGATGAAATGCCTCAGTTTTTAAATGTATTGATGGGAGATATGTCCATAGTAGGACCTAGACCACATACCATCCCGATGAATCAAACTTTTAAAACTCAAATTGAGCGGTATAATTCCAGACATAAAATCAGACCAGGAATTACTGGATTAGCACAAGTCAAGGGGTATCGAGGAGAAATCGAGAATCCATTCCAAATCAGATCTAGAGTGAGACTAGATTCCTTTTATATCAATAATTGGACATTTCTATTAGATTTGGAAATTATGATTCGTACGGTCTACGAACTCCTGTTTAATAGAGAAAATGCTTACTGA
- a CDS encoding FtsX-like permease family protein: MEITSFIAGRYFRSKKKRNFITVLSIISIIGVAVSTAALVAVMSVFNGLEDLIRSLFASFDAELKIEAVQGKSFEVSPDWIVKIQSVEGVEIVTEVIEDNALLDYRGNQMVGRIKGVSENFLDQGRFSKGYFWGDTTLGTAERPGAIIGRGVGFLLSINLDEINSVVRVYYPKAPRSAASLDPNQLYASASVEPRAFFSVEQQFDNQYLIVPLDFAKGLLNYGNRRTALEVKVSDNASIGSVQESLKEVLGDQFSVKNADEQHATLIRTVKLEKFFVFLTLTFILAIASFNIFFSLSMLAIEKKKDIAILKSMGARDQMVRMIFLKQGGMIAFSGAIIGLILGFALVWAQDQFGLVSLGISSAVVDAYPVRLDYLDLVWIAVSVITITLFASWRPAWIASKVNPITEI, from the coding sequence TTGGAAATCACCTCGTTCATAGCTGGTCGATACTTTCGCAGTAAGAAAAAGCGGAATTTCATCACCGTTTTATCCATCATTTCCATTATTGGGGTGGCGGTCAGTACGGCTGCTTTGGTAGCTGTTATGTCTGTTTTCAATGGGTTGGAAGATTTAATCCGAAGCTTATTTGCCAGCTTTGATGCTGAATTGAAAATTGAGGCGGTTCAGGGTAAGAGCTTCGAGGTAAGTCCAGATTGGATAGTAAAAATTCAATCTGTAGAAGGAGTGGAAATCGTCACGGAAGTCATCGAAGACAATGCCCTGTTGGATTACCGAGGCAATCAGATGGTCGGAAGAATCAAAGGGGTTTCGGAGAATTTTTTGGATCAGGGAAGATTCTCAAAAGGCTATTTTTGGGGTGACACCACGCTCGGAACTGCCGAACGACCCGGGGCAATAATTGGCCGAGGCGTAGGGTTTCTTCTTTCGATTAATCTGGATGAAATCAATTCAGTGGTAAGGGTGTATTACCCCAAAGCACCTCGGTCGGCGGCAAGTCTAGATCCTAATCAACTTTATGCATCAGCCTCGGTTGAGCCAAGGGCGTTTTTTAGTGTTGAGCAGCAGTTTGATAATCAATACCTGATTGTCCCTCTGGATTTTGCTAAAGGTTTGCTCAATTATGGAAATCGGAGAACAGCGCTTGAAGTCAAGGTGAGTGATAATGCTTCCATTGGTTCTGTTCAGGAGTCTTTGAAAGAGGTGCTAGGGGATCAGTTTTCTGTAAAAAATGCAGATGAGCAACATGCGACTTTGATTCGAACCGTTAAGCTGGAAAAATTCTTTGTTTTTCTTACGCTCACATTCATACTGGCAATTGCTTCGTTCAATATTTTCTTTTCTCTAAGTATGTTGGCGATTGAGAAGAAGAAAGACATTGCGATTTTGAAATCCATGGGAGCCAGAGATCAAATGGTTCGTATGATTTTCCTAAAACAAGGTGGTATGATTGCCTTCTCAGGAGCAATAATTGGCTTGATTTTAGGCTTTGCCTTAGTTTGGGCCCAAGACCAGTTTGGATTGGTGTCGTTGGGGATTTCCTCAGCCGTGGTGGATGCGTATCCGGTCAGACTCGATTATCTCGACTTGGTTTGGATTGCCGTTTCTGTGATTACGATTACCCTTTTTGCCTCTTGGCGACCTGCTTGGATAGCCTCCAAAGTAAACCCGATCACGGAGATTTAA
- the solA gene encoding N-methyl-L-tryptophan oxidase, with amino-acid sequence MKSQEFELAIIGLGAVGSAALHYAAKSGKEVIGIDRFDPPHSFGSSHGETRITRLAVGEGEDYVALAKRSHELWKELEKVSGQQVYFPTSGILLDSGIQPWSKHGSEGFFDRTVRFAQSQKIRHLLLGSEELSRLFPAFELPIQSRGYLETEAGYLKPELAIELHLKQAQNQGAEILRNSPVQSLQKNASGYELVLEGKVINARQVVVTAGGWILDFMDSPINRQKFKICRQVLHWIEADFSEVDWSSHPVWMWGFGPNPEDFIYGFPSLDGKTIKMASESFIETPHPNLLDREVSPEEQDRFWEEKVKSKVRGLLPRFLKSQVCFYTVTEDARFVLEHPGGDSNLLLVSACSGHGFKHSAALGERIAKIFSD; translated from the coding sequence ATGAAATCACAGGAATTTGAGCTTGCAATAATCGGCCTAGGGGCTGTCGGTAGCGCAGCATTACATTATGCTGCCAAATCTGGCAAGGAGGTCATTGGCATCGATCGATTCGATCCCCCACATAGTTTTGGCTCCAGTCATGGAGAAACTCGAATCACCCGCTTAGCAGTGGGTGAGGGTGAAGATTATGTAGCTCTTGCCAAGAGATCGCATGAGCTATGGAAGGAGCTGGAGAAAGTTTCTGGACAACAGGTGTACTTTCCCACGAGTGGAATTTTGTTGGATTCAGGGATTCAACCCTGGTCCAAGCACGGTTCGGAAGGTTTTTTTGATCGTACGGTTCGATTTGCTCAATCTCAAAAAATCCGGCATTTGCTTCTTGGTTCGGAGGAATTGTCTCGATTATTTCCAGCTTTTGAGCTTCCAATTCAAAGTCGGGGATATCTAGAAACTGAAGCTGGATATTTAAAACCCGAATTGGCCATTGAGCTTCACCTGAAGCAGGCCCAAAATCAAGGGGCTGAAATTTTAAGGAATTCTCCAGTGCAATCTCTCCAAAAAAATGCATCAGGTTATGAGCTAGTTTTGGAGGGCAAAGTCATAAATGCAAGGCAGGTAGTAGTCACTGCCGGAGGTTGGATTTTGGATTTTATGGATTCACCTATTAACCGCCAAAAATTCAAAATCTGTCGACAAGTCTTGCATTGGATTGAGGCAGATTTTTCTGAAGTAGATTGGAGCAGCCATCCCGTTTGGATGTGGGGTTTTGGCCCAAATCCAGAGGATTTTATCTACGGATTCCCGTCTTTGGATGGAAAAACAATAAAAATGGCATCAGAATCTTTTATTGAAACACCCCATCCAAACTTATTGGACCGGGAAGTAAGTCCTGAGGAACAAGATCGATTCTGGGAAGAAAAAGTGAAAAGCAAAGTTCGTGGCTTACTCCCGAGATTTTTAAAGTCACAAGTTTGTTTTTACACGGTAACCGAGGATGCCCGGTTTGTTTTGGAGCATCCCGGAGGAGATTCAAATTTACTTTTGGTTTCGGCTTGCTCGGGTCATGGCTTTAAGCATTCTGCGGCTTTGGGAGAACGAATCGCCAAGATCTTTTCGGATTAA